A stretch of the Poseidonibacter parvus genome encodes the following:
- the mnmA gene encoding tRNA 2-thiouridine(34) synthase MnmA, producing MKKKVVVGMSGGVDSSVTALLLKQQGYEVQGLFMRNWEYGIKGSQCPNRIEFEDAKKVGKLLGIDVKGIDFVEEYRTKVFDVFLEGLKKGLTPNPDILCNREIKFNVFLNEAKKMGADMIATGHYAKIAKNGEHFVLDTPKDSSKDQTYFLHALSSEQLSHAMFPLGDLTKMEVREIAREHNLSVSDKKDSTGICFIGNQRFDEFITQHLKAVPGDIIDEHGKIIGKHKGLICYTLGQRKGIGLGGIKETESDGHIHKPWYAAKKDLENNTLTVVQDTVHPLLMNENVEASHMHWVLETPAKVGDKLMAQVRYRQQKQACTVVETKDDKVIVKFDKPQRAVTLGQSLVLYDGDYCLGGGFISDYS from the coding sequence ATGAAGAAAAAAGTAGTTGTAGGAATGTCAGGTGGCGTTGATTCTTCAGTTACTGCTTTATTATTAAAGCAACAAGGCTATGAAGTACAAGGCTTATTCATGCGAAATTGGGAATATGGAATTAAAGGTAGCCAATGTCCTAATAGAATCGAGTTTGAAGATGCAAAAAAAGTAGGAAAACTTTTAGGAATTGATGTAAAAGGAATTGACTTTGTTGAAGAATATAGAACAAAAGTATTTGATGTATTCTTAGAAGGTCTAAAAAAAGGTCTTACTCCTAATCCTGATATTTTATGTAACCGTGAGATTAAATTTAATGTATTTTTAAATGAAGCAAAAAAAATGGGTGCTGATATGATAGCAACTGGACATTATGCAAAAATAGCAAAAAATGGTGAGCATTTTGTATTAGATACTCCAAAAGATTCTTCAAAAGATCAAACATATTTTTTACATGCACTATCAAGCGAACAACTTTCACATGCAATGTTTCCACTTGGAGATTTAACAAAGATGGAAGTTCGAGAAATAGCAAGAGAGCATAATTTAAGTGTTAGTGATAAAAAAGATAGCACGGGAATTTGTTTTATTGGTAATCAAAGATTTGATGAATTTATCACACAACATTTAAAAGCAGTACCTGGTGATATTATTGATGAACATGGAAAAATAATAGGAAAACACAAAGGTCTTATTTGTTATACATTAGGTCAAAGAAAAGGTATTGGTCTTGGTGGTATTAAAGAAACAGAAAGTGATGGTCATATTCATAAACCATGGTATGCTGCTAAAAAAGATCTTGAAAATAATACCTTAACAGTTGTTCAAGACACAGTTCATCCACTACTAATGAATGAAAATGTTGAAGCTAGTCATATGCATTGGGTTTTAGAAACACCTGCAAAAGTTGGGGATAAATTAATGGCACAAGTTCGATATCGTCAACAAAAACAAGCATGTACTGTTGTTGAAACTAAAGATGATAAAGTAATAGTAAAATTCGATAAACCACAAAGAGCTGTAACTTTAGGACAAAGTCTTGTTTTATATGATGGCGATTATTGCTTAGGTGGCGGATTTATAAGTGATTATTCTTAA
- a CDS encoding acetate/propionate family kinase: MLVFILNAGSSSLKYQLMNPVSKEVLAVGLCERIGIDGVLKHEFGDDAKLKLEVAMPTHKEAIELVLKTLCEGEGKVIDSINDIDAIGHRAVHGGEEFASSVMVSPKVIETMKKLIPLAPLHNPANIMGMEICQELIPGKPNVAVFDTAFHQTMPDYAYMYALPYDQYTKHGIRKYGFHGTSHYFVSNEAQGMLDKKHNTRVIVCHLGNGSSVSAVLNGKCIDTSMGLTPVQGLMMGTRAGDVGAGALSYMMSQENLTIDGALDVMNKKSGILGISGKSSDLREVLEGMQAGDERCKLAVEMVAYNIKKYVGAYVAALDGVDALCFTGGIGENSALIREIVCAGLDGMGLNIDPTKNNKRSQEPRDIATNSSTARIFVIPTNEEYVIANDTYKIVTGLEK; this comes from the coding sequence ATGTTAGTATTTATTTTAAACGCAGGAAGTTCGTCATTAAAGTATCAGTTAATGAACCCAGTAAGCAAAGAAGTTTTAGCAGTAGGGCTATGTGAAAGAATAGGAATTGATGGTGTTTTAAAACATGAATTTGGTGATGATGCAAAACTTAAATTAGAAGTTGCAATGCCTACACACAAAGAAGCTATTGAATTAGTATTAAAAACATTATGTGAGGGTGAAGGTAAAGTTATTGATTCAATTAATGATATTGATGCAATTGGACATAGAGCTGTTCATGGTGGAGAAGAATTTGCTTCATCTGTAATGGTATCTCCAAAAGTAATTGAAACAATGAAAAAGTTAATTCCTTTAGCTCCTTTACATAATCCAGCAAACATTATGGGAATGGAAATTTGTCAAGAATTAATTCCAGGTAAACCTAATGTTGCTGTATTTGATACTGCATTCCATCAAACAATGCCTGATTATGCTTACATGTATGCATTACCTTATGACCAATATACTAAACATGGTATTAGAAAATATGGTTTCCATGGTACTTCACATTACTTTGTATCAAATGAAGCGCAAGGTATGTTAGACAAAAAACACAATACAAGAGTAATTGTTTGTCATTTAGGAAACGGTTCATCTGTATCTGCTGTTTTAAATGGTAAATGTATTGATACATCAATGGGTCTTACTCCTGTTCAAGGTTTAATGATGGGAACTCGTGCTGGTGATGTTGGTGCTGGTGCACTTTCATATATGATGAGTCAAGAGAATTTAACTATTGATGGTGCTTTAGATGTAATGAACAAAAAATCAGGAATTTTAGGAATCTCTGGAAAATCTTCAGATTTAAGAGAAGTTCTTGAAGGTATGCAAGCTGGTGATGAAAGATGTAAATTAGCAGTTGAAATGGTAGCATATAATATCAAAAAATATGTTGGAGCTTATGTTGCTGCACTTGATGGTGTTGATGCATTATGTTTCACAGGTGGTATTGGTGAAAACTCAGCATTAATCAGAGAAATTGTTTGTGCTGGTCTTGATGGAATGGGATTAAATATAGATCCAACTAAAAATAATAAAAGATCACAAGAGCCTAGAGATATTGCTACAAATAGTTCTACTGCTAGAATCTTTGTTATTCCTACAAATGAAGAGTATGTTATTGCAAATGATACATATAAAATCGTTACAGGACTTGAAAAGTAA
- the folK gene encoding 2-amino-4-hydroxy-6-hydroxymethyldihydropteridine diphosphokinase, with the protein MKKKISKDLTLFYTPNFPKSYKKDTRKKYHVTIGIGGNIGNMKKTFDKLILCLKQDTRFTVLRTSPLLLNPPFGFLEQNDFLNGIITFKTNLSANAVLKAMQRYENKFGRKRSFQDAPRTLDIDIIFFDNKKINTEKLIIPHKDRANRESVIIPLEEMKRIYK; encoded by the coding sequence TTGAAAAAAAAAATTAGCAAAGATTTAACACTTTTTTATACTCCAAATTTTCCTAAATCTTATAAAAAAGATACAAGAAAAAAATATCATGTAACCATTGGTATTGGGGGAAATATTGGAAATATGAAAAAAACATTTGATAAATTAATCTTATGTTTAAAACAAGATACGAGATTTACTGTACTTAGAACATCACCACTTCTACTTAATCCTCCCTTTGGATTCTTAGAACAAAATGATTTTTTAAATGGTATAATCACGTTTAAAACTAATCTTAGTGCAAATGCTGTATTAAAAGCAATGCAAAGATATGAAAACAAATTCGGAAGAAAGCGATCCTTTCAAGATGCGCCTAGAACCTTGGATATAGATATAATCTTTTTTGATAATAAAAAAATCAATACAGAAAAACTTATTATTCCTCATAAAGATCGGGCAAATAGAGAATCAGTGATTATTCCTTTAGAAGAAATGAAAAGGATATATAAATGA
- the mnmA gene encoding tRNA 2-thiouridine(34) synthase MnmA yields the protein MKKKVMVGMSGGIDSSVTAYMLQKDGYEIEGVYLKLHNRNDGYHEKNLEHIEDITKFLNIKYHILDLSDKFTREIYDYFVESYLEGTTPNPCVKCNKQIKFGSMLKFAQDKGCDFLATGHYAKSDGTFVYEADDKSKDQSYFLSQVDKKAIAFMKFPLSTYKKEDILKFAKDLDNVFEKITQKNESQEICFVETVYTDVIKKHANIDMPGDVLDEKGNIVGEHKGYMHYTIGKRRGFTVKGAQHPHFVKELNPKTNTIVVGKKEVLEVNEVIANGLNMFIDDKTFTANVKLRYRSNANPCEVKIENNKAYIKLKEPAFGVASGQLAVFYDNEKVLGSAWIESTK from the coding sequence ATGAAAAAAAAAGTAATGGTAGGCATGAGTGGAGGAATTGATTCTTCTGTGACTGCTTATATGCTTCAAAAAGATGGCTATGAAATTGAAGGAGTTTATTTAAAACTTCATAATAGAAATGATGGTTATCATGAAAAAAACTTAGAGCATATTGAAGATATAACAAAGTTTTTAAATATTAAATACCATATTTTAGATTTAAGTGATAAATTTACACGTGAGATTTATGATTATTTTGTAGAGTCTTATCTAGAAGGTACAACACCAAATCCATGTGTAAAATGTAATAAACAAATTAAATTTGGTTCAATGTTAAAATTTGCACAAGATAAAGGCTGTGATTTTTTAGCAACAGGACATTATGCTAAAAGTGATGGAACTTTTGTTTATGAAGCTGATGATAAATCAAAAGACCAGAGCTATTTTTTATCACAGGTTGATAAAAAGGCAATTGCTTTCATGAAGTTTCCATTAAGTACTTATAAAAAAGAAGATATTCTTAAATTTGCAAAAGATTTAGATAATGTTTTTGAAAAAATTACACAAAAAAATGAATCTCAAGAGATTTGTTTTGTTGAAACTGTTTATACAGATGTGATTAAAAAACACGCAAATATAGATATGCCGGGAGATGTTTTAGATGAAAAAGGCAATATTGTAGGAGAGCATAAAGGTTATATGCACTATACAATTGGAAAAAGAAGAGGTTTTACAGTAAAAGGTGCACAACATCCACACTTTGTAAAAGAATTAAATCCTAAAACAAATACCATTGTTGTAGGTAAAAAAGAAGTCTTAGAAGTAAATGAAGTTATAGCAAATGGACTTAATATGTTTATTGATGATAAAACTTTTACTGCAAATGTAAAATTAAGATATAGATCAAACGCAAATCCTTGCGAAGTTAAAATAGAAAATAATAAAGCATATATAAAGTTAAAAGAACCCGCATTTGGAGTTGCATCTGGTCAACTTGCAGTTTTTTATGATAATGAAAAAGTTTTAGGAAGTGCGTGGATTGAAAGTACTAAATAA
- a CDS encoding OmpA family protein yields MKKIILSTVACATMMLAANEYKYEITPMIGGAYTEGNLGMQQNYVNGGLALGFNQTDSMIDQVEIAAFRTVEDAKYYNLGGRDTGITRVFVNLVKDYPLSSNFSLYALAGAGVEFFDDEANDNNENGIVGNYGFGWKYKIAEQFALKADVRHLIEADHGDNTLLYNLGFSIPFGQVAKAAPVVAAPVVVAPMDSDNDGVIDAKDKCPNTVAGATVNAMGCEMDDDKDGVVNRLDQCPNTISGAKVDTVGCMTLVNLNINFDTNSAVVKDQYNKRIANFANAMKNNTKLKATIEAHTDSVGSAKYNQKLSEKRAASTVEVLKSLNIDASRLTAVGYGETKPAVSNMTKEGRAQNRRVHAVITK; encoded by the coding sequence ATGAAAAAAATTATTTTATCTACAGTTGCTTGTGCAACAATGATGTTAGCAGCAAATGAGTACAAATATGAAATTACACCTATGATTGGTGGAGCGTATACAGAAGGTAACTTAGGTATGCAACAAAACTACGTAAACGGTGGTTTAGCTTTAGGATTTAATCAAACTGATTCTATGATAGATCAAGTTGAGATTGCAGCATTCAGAACAGTTGAAGATGCAAAGTATTATAACTTAGGTGGAAGAGATACTGGAATTACTAGAGTTTTTGTTAACTTAGTTAAAGATTACCCATTATCTTCAAACTTTTCATTATATGCATTAGCTGGTGCTGGTGTTGAATTCTTTGATGATGAAGCTAATGACAATAATGAAAATGGAATTGTAGGAAACTATGGTTTTGGTTGGAAGTATAAAATTGCTGAACAATTTGCATTAAAAGCAGATGTAAGACACTTAATTGAAGCTGATCATGGAGATAACACTTTATTATATAACTTAGGTTTCTCTATTCCATTTGGACAAGTAGCTAAAGCAGCTCCTGTTGTTGCAGCTCCTGTTGTTGTAGCTCCAATGGATTCAGATAACGATGGTGTAATTGACGCAAAAGACAAATGTCCAAATACTGTTGCAGGTGCTACTGTAAATGCAATGGGTTGTGAAATGGATGATGATAAAGATGGTGTTGTAAATAGATTAGATCAATGTCCAAATACTATTTCTGGTGCAAAAGTTGATACTGTTGGATGTATGACATTAGTTAATTTAAATATTAACTTTGATACTAACTCTGCAGTTGTAAAAGATCAATACAATAAAAGAATTGCTAACTTTGCAAATGCAATGAAAAACAACACAAAATTAAAAGCTACAATTGAAGCACATACTGATTCAGTTGGTTCTGCTAAATACAACCAAAAATTATCAGAAAAAAGAGCAGCTTCTACAGTTGAAGTTTTAAAATCATTAAATATTGATGCATCTAGATTAACTGCTGTTGGTTATGGTGAAACTAAACCAGCTGTATCTAATATGACAAAAGAAGGAAGAGCTCAAAATAGAAGAGTTCATGCTGTTATTACTAAATAA
- the aroQ gene encoding type II 3-dehydroquinate dehydratase, translating to MKIAVIQGPNLNMLGIREQHIYGPMNLEQIHDQLKNAASQNGVELEFFQSNLEGELVDRIQECLGTVDGIMINPAAYSHSSIAIKDALSAVELPTVEVHISNIYKREEFRQKSVTASATTGVISGFGPFGYHMGLIALMQIISEIKAVEEAQQQEVTE from the coding sequence ATGAAAATAGCCGTAATTCAAGGACCAAACTTAAATATGTTAGGTATTAGAGAGCAACACATCTATGGTCCAATGAACTTAGAACAAATTCACGATCAATTAAAAAACGCAGCTTCACAAAATGGAGTTGAATTAGAGTTTTTCCAATCAAACTTAGAAGGTGAATTAGTTGATAGAATTCAAGAATGTTTAGGAACTGTAGATGGAATTATGATTAATCCAGCTGCTTATTCTCACTCATCTATTGCTATTAAAGATGCATTAAGTGCAGTTGAACTTCCAACAGTAGAAGTACATATTTCAAATATTTACAAAAGAGAAGAGTTTAGACAAAAATCTGTAACTGCAAGCGCAACTACTGGTGTTATTTCAGGATTTGGACCATTTGGTTACCACATGGGATTAATTGCATTAATGCAAATTATTTCTGAAATTAAAGCTGTTGAAGAAGCTCAACAACAAGAAGTAACTGAATAA
- a CDS encoding ribose-phosphate pyrophosphokinase has protein sequence MSRYKIFSGTANPEFAAKVGKYLGVPVSNAKCNSFSDGEMSVQITESVRGQDVFIIQPTCAPTNDNLMELLIMVDALKRSSAKSISAVIPYYGYARQDRKAAPRVPITAKLVADLLEAAGITRVVTIDLHAAQIQGFFNIPADNLFGSILFVDYIKDKKLANPIIASPDIGGVARARSYADKLGYDLVIVDKKREKANESEVMNIIGDVEGKDVILVDDMVDTAGTLVKAAEVLKKRGATSVMACCTHAVLSGPAYDRIANGVLDELIVSDTIPTRKDAKKITVLTASVIIGETIRRIQNNESVNSIFIA, from the coding sequence ATGTCAAGATATAAAATTTTTAGTGGAACTGCAAATCCTGAGTTTGCTGCAAAGGTTGGAAAGTATTTAGGAGTACCAGTATCTAATGCTAAATGTAACTCATTTAGTGATGGAGAAATGTCTGTTCAAATTACAGAAAGTGTAAGAGGTCAAGATGTATTTATAATTCAACCTACATGTGCTCCAACAAATGACAATTTAATGGAACTATTAATTATGGTAGATGCATTAAAAAGATCTAGTGCAAAATCAATATCAGCAGTAATTCCATACTATGGATATGCAAGACAAGATAGAAAAGCAGCTCCAAGAGTTCCTATTACAGCAAAATTAGTTGCAGATTTACTAGAAGCTGCTGGGATTACAAGAGTTGTAACTATTGATTTACATGCAGCTCAAATTCAAGGTTTCTTTAATATTCCAGCTGATAACTTATTTGGTTCTATTTTATTTGTTGATTATATCAAAGACAAAAAATTAGCAAATCCTATTATTGCAAGTCCAGATATTGGTGGAGTTGCACGAGCTAGATCTTATGCTGATAAATTAGGATACGATTTAGTAATCGTTGATAAAAAAAGAGAAAAAGCTAATGAATCTGAGGTTATGAATATTATTGGTGATGTTGAAGGTAAAGATGTAATTTTAGTTGATGATATGGTTGATACAGCTGGAACACTTGTTAAAGCTGCAGAAGTATTAAAGAAAAGAGGTGCAACTTCTGTAATGGCTTGTTGTACTCATGCTGTTTTATCAGGACCAGCATATGATAGAATTGCAAATGGTGTTTTAGATGAATTAATTGTATCTGACACAATTCCTACACGAAAAGATGCTAAAAAGATTACAGTATTAACTGCATCTGTTATAATTGGTGAGACAATAAGAAGAATTCAAAATAATGAGTCTGTAAACTCGATTTTTATCGCTTAA
- a CDS encoding M24 family metallopeptidase, with amino-acid sequence MKNFILLNENAVYFEASFSCDNVLFLSLSGDNYFITDARYTTEAKEFTKNCEVIESSNLIKTAQEILIKNKIKKIVFDPNDFKYSTYVKLSENIKTTLIPKENFSKLKRIIKTDEEVKILKKAAKLGREGFKDLAKFIRKNGFKQSEQYLFFKGIEKMSQSGKLDLSFDPIIAINENAAKPHALPTSKKLRKDDLILVDAGVKYKRYCSDRTCVTSANFEKLTFKREQKFKNKKHQKIYDLVYKAQLNAIEKARVGMKASQIDALTRTVIEKAGYADKFIHSTGHGVGLDIHEFPNINAKSDVIIEDNMVFTIEPGIYLPKEFGVRIEDTVVMKNGKAVIL; translated from the coding sequence ATGAAAAATTTTATTTTATTAAATGAGAATGCTGTATATTTTGAAGCTTCTTTTTCTTGTGATAATGTACTTTTTTTATCACTAAGTGGAGATAATTATTTTATTACAGATGCAAGATATACAACAGAAGCAAAAGAGTTTACAAAAAACTGTGAAGTAATTGAGTCATCAAACTTAATAAAAACAGCACAAGAAATATTAATCAAAAACAAAATTAAAAAAATAGTATTTGATCCAAATGATTTTAAATATTCTACTTATGTAAAATTGTCAGAAAATATTAAAACAACTCTTATTCCAAAAGAGAACTTTTCAAAATTAAAAAGAATAATAAAAACAGATGAAGAAGTTAAAATATTAAAAAAAGCAGCAAAACTTGGTCGTGAAGGGTTTAAAGATTTAGCTAAATTTATTAGAAAAAATGGCTTTAAACAAAGTGAGCAATATTTATTTTTCAAAGGTATTGAAAAAATGAGTCAAAGTGGAAAACTAGACTTAAGCTTTGATCCAATTATTGCCATAAATGAAAATGCAGCAAAACCACATGCCTTACCTACTTCAAAAAAACTAAGAAAAGATGATTTAATACTAGTTGATGCAGGAGTAAAATATAAAAGGTATTGTTCAGATAGAACTTGTGTTACATCTGCTAATTTTGAAAAACTTACTTTTAAAAGAGAGCAAAAGTTTAAGAACAAAAAACATCAAAAAATTTATGATTTAGTTTACAAAGCACAATTAAATGCAATTGAAAAAGCACGTGTAGGAATGAAAGCCTCTCAAATTGATGCACTAACACGTACTGTAATTGAAAAAGCAGGATACGCAGATAAGTTTATTCATAGTACTGGTCATGGTGTAGGCCTTGATATTCACGAATTTCCAAATATAAATGCTAAATCAGATGTGATAATTGAAGATAATATGGTTTTTACAATTGAACCTGGGATTTATTTACCAAAAGAGTTTGGTGTTAGAATTGAAGATACTGTTGTTATGAAAAATGGTAAAGCTGTAATATTATAA
- the mqnF gene encoding aminofutalosine deaminase family hydrolase: MNILSAKWVITCDENFSIIENGAIVFSDKIIDIDTISNIQKKYPNEEIQEAEANSVLMPGLINSHVHLEFCANTTTLKYGNFLDWLNSVIKNRDTLIEKATQKLISTKLDRMKKTGTTTIGAISSYSFDLEPCVKSPINTVFFCEIIGSKADMADTLFADFKSRLESAKQCSSKSFIPAVAIHSPYSVHPFLVRESLALAKKENLAVSSHFLESSEEFEWLHKNEGLFIDFFKNFLNQSTAVTKPMEFLTQFSNVKKLSFTHCVEASNADFEKIKSLNAVINHCPTSNRVLNNSKLDLSKLKDIKFSIGTDGLSSNNSLSMFDELRTALMIHVDENIIEFSKTLLKAATLNGNIALGLNKGSLEKQKDADIISFKLPDEIEDKEDLAMQIILHTKSVNKTIIGGEFV; encoded by the coding sequence ATGAATATATTAAGTGCTAAGTGGGTTATTACCTGCGATGAAAACTTTAGCATCATTGAAAATGGTGCTATTGTTTTTTCTGACAAAATTATTGATATTGATACAATTTCAAATATCCAAAAAAAATATCCAAATGAAGAAATACAAGAAGCAGAAGCAAACTCTGTTTTAATGCCTGGACTTATTAATTCTCATGTTCATTTAGAATTTTGCGCAAATACAACAACATTAAAATATGGTAACTTTTTAGATTGGTTAAACTCTGTTATTAAAAATAGAGATACTTTAATAGAAAAAGCTACTCAAAAATTAATTTCTACAAAACTTGATAGAATGAAAAAAACAGGTACTACAACAATTGGTGCAATTTCATCTTATTCATTTGATTTAGAACCATGTGTAAAATCACCTATTAATACTGTATTTTTTTGTGAAATAATTGGAAGTAAGGCAGATATGGCTGATACATTGTTTGCTGATTTTAAAAGTAGACTTGAAAGTGCTAAACAGTGCTCTTCAAAAAGTTTTATTCCAGCTGTTGCTATTCATTCTCCTTATTCAGTGCATCCGTTTTTAGTAAGAGAGAGTTTAGCATTAGCAAAAAAAGAGAATCTTGCTGTTTCAAGTCATTTTTTAGAATCAAGTGAAGAGTTTGAATGGTTACATAAAAATGAAGGTTTATTTATAGATTTTTTTAAAAACTTTTTAAATCAAAGTACAGCGGTTACAAAACCTATGGAGTTTTTAACACAATTCTCAAATGTTAAAAAACTCTCTTTCACACATTGTGTGGAAGCAAGTAATGCTGACTTTGAAAAGATAAAATCTTTGAATGCAGTTATTAATCACTGTCCCACATCAAATAGGGTGCTTAACAATAGTAAATTAGATTTATCAAAATTAAAAGATATAAAGTTTTCTATTGGAACTGATGGTTTGAGTTCAAATAACTCTTTATCTATGTTTGATGAGTTAAGAACTGCTTTAATGATTCATGTAGATGAAAATATAATCGAATTTTCTAAAACTCTTTTAAAAGCTGCTACTTTAAATGGTAATATTGCTTTAGGATTGAATAAAGGAAGTTTAGAAAAACAAAAAGACGCAGATATAATATCTTTTAAATTACCAGATGAAATTGAAGATAAAGAAGATTTAGCGATGCAAATTATTTTACATACTAAATCTGTAAATAAAACTATAATAGGAGGAGAGTTTGTTTAA
- the sppA gene encoding signal peptide peptidase SppA — protein MFNFFKILFSPIIAILDFITKYFKTIVFLTIMYFVVYSPNDKMNQNGTFEVANLQKIELFGPILDVSKTMGEIQKAKQNVNIKGVLLEVNSPGGAVAPSVELAYAIKELSAIKPVVVYASGIIASGSYYASIWSDKIIANPGAMVGSIGVIMQGVNTEELMAKIGISTQTVKAGKYKESGTPTRKWFDYEKEQLQSIIDDTYNMFITDVANARKLDVKNHTQFADAKVFTASQAKEVGLVDEVATVSSAEKAIVELAEVDIAIWQKQDKFDKFIDKFISETVSSISMNFVSGLKAY, from the coding sequence TTGTTTAATTTTTTTAAAATATTGTTTTCACCAATTATTGCAATATTAGACTTTATTACAAAATATTTTAAAACAATAGTATTTTTAACAATAATGTATTTTGTTGTTTACTCACCAAATGATAAAATGAACCAAAATGGCACTTTTGAAGTTGCTAATTTACAAAAAATTGAACTTTTTGGTCCAATTCTAGATGTTAGTAAAACCATGGGTGAAATTCAAAAAGCAAAACAAAATGTAAATATTAAAGGTGTGCTACTAGAAGTTAATTCTCCAGGTGGTGCAGTTGCTCCTTCTGTTGAATTAGCATATGCCATCAAAGAATTAAGTGCAATTAAACCTGTTGTTGTATATGCAAGTGGAATAATTGCAAGTGGTTCTTACTATGCTTCTATTTGGAGTGATAAAATTATTGCAAATCCTGGTGCAATGGTAGGTTCTATTGGAGTTATTATGCAAGGTGTTAACACTGAAGAGTTAATGGCAAAAATTGGAATTTCTACACAAACTGTAAAAGCTGGAAAATATAAAGAATCAGGGACTCCTACACGAAAATGGTTTGATTATGAAAAAGAACAATTACAAAGTATAATTGATGATACTTATAATATGTTTATCACAGATGTTGCAAATGCTAGAAAACTTGATGTTAAAAATCACACGCAATTTGCTGATGCAAAAGTATTTACTGCATCTCAAGCAAAAGAAGTTGGTTTAGTTGATGAGGTAGCTACTGTTTCAAGTGCAGAGAAAGCAATTGTTGAGTTAGCAGAAGTTGATATTGCTATTTGGCAAAAACAAGATAAATTTGATAAGTTTATTGATAAATTTATTAGTGAAACTGTTTCATCTATTTCAATGAATTTTGTAAGTGGATTAAAAGCTTATTAG
- a CDS encoding Opr family porin encodes MNKKISLVTCGLLLSTSMAFGADSIDEAFKTGSVSGDITLYGSTADNKDGNPDSDFAAATTGLAYETASFKGLKAKAGFRAGHVFGNSAPLGAKAVMTEANVSYATDAFSLTVGRQAIDLEWLGDYNEAVVAGITAIPNTSIVVGYVNQQAVADEDEIEEFAEVTEDGVYVVDVKYTGLKNVELNPYFYSAPDAVNFYGLKASFSTDMFGLVAQYAASDVDTVYGTANSISDGSIGHVEASTSIAGISAALGYIKTDKTGGTGGIDSYGDNISPFDKGENTYSADAKTVYGSLGYSIAGVDLGLLYGETDYAVNGEEKELNLMSSYNITDSLGLSLLYVKYDEEASPGNDSDYATATLAYSF; translated from the coding sequence ATGAATAAAAAAATTAGTTTAGTAACATGTGGTTTATTATTAAGTACAAGTATGGCATTTGGAGCAGATTCAATAGATGAAGCATTCAAAACAGGTAGTGTATCAGGAGATATAACATTATATGGTTCTACAGCAGATAATAAAGATGGAAATCCTGATAGTGATTTTGCAGCAGCAACAACAGGATTAGCATATGAAACAGCATCTTTCAAAGGATTAAAAGCAAAAGCTGGATTTAGAGCAGGACATGTATTTGGTAATTCAGCTCCATTAGGAGCAAAAGCGGTAATGACAGAAGCAAATGTAAGCTATGCAACTGATGCATTTTCTTTAACTGTTGGTAGACAAGCAATTGATTTAGAATGGTTAGGTGATTATAATGAAGCAGTAGTTGCAGGAATTACAGCAATACCAAATACATCAATTGTTGTAGGTTATGTAAACCAACAAGCAGTAGCAGATGAAGATGAAATAGAAGAATTTGCAGAAGTAACAGAAGATGGTGTATATGTAGTTGATGTGAAATATACTGGATTAAAAAATGTTGAATTAAATCCTTATTTCTATAGTGCACCAGATGCCGTTAACTTCTATGGATTAAAAGCAAGTTTCTCTACAGATATGTTTGGTTTAGTTGCACAATATGCAGCAAGTGATGTAGATACAGTATATGGAACTGCAAATAGTATTTCAGATGGATCAATAGGACATGTAGAAGCAAGTACTTCAATTGCAGGAATCTCAGCAGCTTTAGGATATATCAAAACAGATAAAACAGGTGGAACAGGTGGAATTGATTCATATGGTGATAATATTTCTCCATTCGATAAAGGTGAAAATACTTATTCAGCAGATGCAAAAACAGTATATGGTTCTTTAGGATACTCAATTGCAGGAGTTGATTTAGGATTATTATATGGTGAAACAGACTATGCAGTAAATGGTGAGGAAAAAGAGTTAAATTTAATGTCTTCTTATAACATTACTGATAGCTTAGGATTATCTTTATTATATGTAAAATATGATGAAGAAGCTTCTCCTGGTAACGATAGTGATTATGCTACTGCTACTTTAGCTTACTCATTTTAA